One part of the Vespula pensylvanica isolate Volc-1 chromosome 18, ASM1446617v1, whole genome shotgun sequence genome encodes these proteins:
- the LOC122635314 gene encoding glutamate receptor ionotropic, delta-2-like: protein MIVRVSLILALLQYIFDNGLAASGLIWDKYQQNFVQLYSIPRFAALNAEVQARRRRPELYEFHREPIRVAYYQDPHVVMFYENNTKIRGISGETWTLLADYLNFTLIPVKSNSNTFGELLKDGTYDGLMGIFKRNETDVILRTGLYRFRKKDMDYTVPIYGTGYNLLIRPKWQYNNMWLIAMFSINTWYFIISLFVILSLFGYYAQKIPGINTKENKIKLNFNLSDHIFHTFAMMCSQGYLPTEYLDKFKILSTSKNIFSWLIFLTFSSHLIYRMTNREVIPPFKDLTDLLSNTNYIVLSFRGSMVYESFEKQIEKLMNDNPKWENRVQFMDDEREIYKTACENEDKYAIFEVHDTFTVISRFVCTLIPVGNLYYKTWISFGMQKYLPYKRTIDVALIKMQEVGLVDCLKERWLLTKLDNKENSPFKKIDFDQTYVIFCILTIGIFAAILVLAIEHIVFFYESKLNTTGKRVKRKTLKALIK, encoded by the exons ATGATCGTTCGAGTTTCTTTAATACTCGCGTtacttcaatatatttttgataatggGTTAGCTGCCAGTGGTTTGATATGGGACAAGTATCAACAAAATTTCGTTCAATTATATTCAATACCGAGATTCGCAGCTTTAAATGCTGAGGTACAAGCGAGACGTCGACGACCAGAGTTGTATGAATTTCATCGTGAACCCATCAGAGTGGCTTACTATCag GATCCTCACGTGGTCATGTTCTACGAAAACAACACCAAAATTAGAGGTATTTCCGGCGAAACATGGACGTTACTCGCCGATTATTTAAACTTTAC attaaTACCAGTGAAGAGCAATTCTAATACGTTCGGTGAACTTTTGAAAGACGGCACCTACGACGGGCTCATGGGTATTTTTAAACGTAACGAAACTGATGTTATTTTACGAACCGGACTTTATAGGTTTCGTAAAAAAGATATGGATTATACAGTACCTATTTATGGTACCgg aTATAATTTGCTAATCCGCCCGAAATggcaatataataatatgtggTTAATAGCAATGTTCTCGATAAATACCTGGTACTTTATTATATCCTTATTCGTGATTCTCAGTCTTTTTGGTTATTACGCACAAAAGATACCAGGCATAAATactaaggaaaataaaatcaaactcAATTTCAATCTGAGCGATCACATCTTTCATACGTTCGCTATGATGTGTTCCCAag gaTATCTTCCAACGGAGTATTTAGACAAATTCAAGATACTTTCCACTTCgaagaatatcttttcttgGTTGATATTTTTGACCTTTAGCTCGCATTTGATATATCGTATGACTAACAGAGAAGTGATACCACCGTTCAAAGACTTAACAGATTTATTAAGCAATACCAATTATATCGTATTGAGTTTTCGTGGATCAATGGTATACGAATCCTTCGAG aaacaaatagaaaaactaATGAATGATAATCCCAAATGGGAGAATCGCGTACAGTTTATGgacgatgaaagagagatatataaaacagCGTGtgaaaacgaagataaatatGCGATATTCGAAGTACACGACACGTTTACGGTTATAAGTAGATTCGTTTGTACATTAATACCCGTAGGTAATCTTTATTACAAAACATGGATTTCATTCGGCATGCAAAAATATTTACCATACAAACGAACGATTGACGTCGc gcTCATCAAGATGCAAGAAGTTGGATTGGTTGATTGTTTGAAGGAACGTTGGTTGTTAACAAAACTCGACAACAAGGAGAACAGTCCTTTTAAGAAGATCGACTTCGATCAAACTTACGTTATATTTTGTATCCTAACGATAG
- the LOC122635651 gene encoding tyrosine-protein kinase transmembrane receptor Ror isoform X3 has product MDNTNRLDISGIGMSTPHISHLAPTNSLNILSPSPQPTSSQSSTVDFSTFSGLKNVNMQVPSGMVNFAGFPGMSAIPGKKDNHEGTCEVYVGKTCAQFVGNQTVYILYPMTQKLLEDKLIQAFGVINFSNDLSSNCESYAKPSLCYSTFPICRNPPNNPKPKNTEFSEFSSKLFNRLQSNQDEHLEDGDGEDMLDDYTRTHGLPRKRSPTLGPGFEFNPSKERKGGNQKIINQSYGDSRSSNKNEMNRKLRRICREECELLENELCRTEYAIAKRHPLIGQVPLLECSDLPLKGSPEAQDCLSVGISTKNNVQENDYCFWGNGESYRGTVKTSISGRPCLKWSHLIMLHISNYPELAGRHSYCRNPAGQEIQPWCFVDANNRTQKEFCHIPKCVENLWIYAVVGFVLMGGFVTIIICYCCCYRSRKSRRQMNHLPSNKMLTGIQCDKNIYDGRRSTTQPMEMSSLLAGPGNTTPGTGTLSSGSSRTSNNRVPQFTTNNVVLLQELGEGAFGKVYKGELQTGNKCEPPIYVAVKTLKENASPKTQSDFKREVDLMTDLRHPNIICLLGVILKGEPMCMLFEYMTQGDLHEFLICHSPRSDVPLNNVTGKILEQPEFLHIALQIASGMEYLASHHYVHRDLAARNCLVGDNLTVKISDFGLSRDIYSSDYYRVQSKSLLPVRWMPPESILYGKFTTESDVWSFGVVLWEIYSYGLQPYYGYNNQEVIDMIRSRQLLPCPEDCPTMIYSLMIECWHEVANRRPQFPEIHHRLHNWYMNQTYLSDFCNESITSYSGSSHKSTNKTNSTQLSAPIYKTDQKEQMFKSNMDSLVCSLNDHNNALKLHQQNFPNSESIEQRTVSIFNDHNTPNKTVNYQSPTTNVNLNDYDDKQCCSPKLSGAKKVLPSVPQSIIGKTTNASNGTRPMQNGAQLVVRLPDPSKVTTETRVSK; this is encoded by the exons ATGGATAATACAAACAGACTGGATATCTCAGGGATTGGTATGTCAACGCCACACATCTCTCATTTGGCACCCacaaattctttaaatatattatcgccTAGTCCACAACCGACTAGTTCCCAGTCTAGCACCGTGGATTTTAGTACATTCAGTGGCCTTAAAAACGTCAATATGCAAGTACCATCGGGTATGGTAAATTTTGCTGGATTTCCAGGTATGAGCGCTATACCTGGGAAGAAAGACAATCATGAAGGAACTTGCGAG gtcTACGTGGGTAAAACCTGTGCGCAATTTGTTGGAAATCAAACCGTTTACATTTTGTATCCAATGACGCAAAAATTGCTCGAAGACAAATTGATCCAAGCTTTTGGTGTTATAAACTTTTCAAA CGATTTATCTTCCAATTGTGAAAGCTATGCCAAACCATCTTTATGTTACTCAACGTTTCCTATCTGTCGAAACCCACCAAATAATCCAAAACCAAAGAATACTGAATTTTCAGAATTCAGTAGTAAATTGTTCAATCGTCTTCAGTCTAATCAAGATGAACATTTAGAAGACGGTGATGGAGAGGATATGTTAGATGATTATACAAGAACGCATGGACTTCCTAGGAAAAGAAGTCCTACGTTAGGTCCTGGTTTTGAATTCAATCcgagcaaagagagaaaaggaggcaatcagaaaataatcaatcaaAGTTATGGAGACAGTCGTTCGTCCAATAAGAACGAAATGAATCGAAAATTACGAAGAATATGTCGGGAGGAATGTGAACTGTTGGAAAACGAATTATGTAGGACAGAATACGCGATTGCAAAAAGACATCCATTAATCGGACAAGTGCCTTTACTCGAATGCTCTGATTTACCGCTTAAAGGCAGTCCAGAAGCTCAAGATTGTTTAAGCGTTGGTAtatctacaaaaaataatgtacaaGAAA ACGATTACTGTTTTTGGGGCAATGGAGAGTCTTATCGTGGTACAGTAAAAACAAGCATTAGCGGCAGGCCTTGTTTGAAATGGTCTCATCTAATAATGCTACACATTTCTAATTACCCCGAATTAGCTGGACGACATTCTTATTGTAGAAATCCGGCTGGTCAAGAAATACAGCCTTGGTGTTTTGTTGATGCTAATAATAGGACtcaaaaagaattttgtcaTATACCTAAATGTG TTGAAAATTTGTGGATTTATGCGGTTGTTGGTTTTGTACTAATGGGAGGGTTTGttactataataatttgttattgcTGTTGCTACAGAAGTAGAAAATCAAGAAGACAAATGAATCACTTACCCTCAAATAAA ATGTTGACTGGAATACAATGCGACAAAAACATATATGATGGAAGACGCAGTACTACACAACCGATGGAAATGAGTTCTCTTTTAGCTGGACCAGGTAACACGACTCCAGGTACAGGGACATtaagtagtggtagtagtagaaCTTCGAATAACAGAGTACCTCAATTTACCACAAATAATGTGGTATTATTGCAAGAACTTGGAGAGGGTGCTTTCg GAAAAGTATATAAAGGTGAACTACAGACTGGCAATAAATGCGAACCACCAATATATGTTGCCGTTAAGACTTTAAAAGAGAATGCAAGTCCAAAAACACAGAGtgattttaaaagagaagTGGATCTAATGACCGACCTTCGACATCCGAATATAATCTGTTTGTTAGGTGTTATATTAAAAGGAGAACCAATGTGTATGTTGTTCGAATATATGACGCAAGGAGATTTGCACGAATTTTTAATCTGTCATTCGCCAAGATCAGACGTTCCATTGAACAATGTAACTGGAAAGATATTGGAGCAACCAGAGTTTCTTCATATCGCATTGCAAATAGCATCTG GAATGGAATATTTGGCCAGCCATCATTACGTTCATCGTGACTTAGCTGCTAGAAATTGTTTAGTAGGAGACAATCTGACCGTGAAAATCTCTGATTTCGGATTGTCACGTGATATTTATAGCAGCGACTATTACAGAGTTCAATCTAAAAGCTTATTGCCAGTACGATGGATGCCACCGGAATCGATTTTGTATGGTAAATTTACAACCGAGTCGGACGTTTGGAGTTTTGGAGTTGTACTCTGGGAAATTTATAGTTACGGTTTACAG CCATATTACGGATACAACAATCAAGAGGTAATCGACATGATCCGTTCTCGTCAATTATTACCATGTCCAGAGGATTGTCCAACGATGATATATAGTTTGATGATAGAATGTTGGCACGAAGTGGCCAATCGAAGACCACAATTTCCAGAGATTCATCACCGTTTACACAATTGGTATATGAATCAAACATATTTAAGCGACTTTTGTAATGAATCAATTACAAGTTATTCCGGTAGTAGTCACAAGAGTACGAATAAGACAAATTCAACACAACTCTCAGCACCGATATACAAAACTGATCAAAAAGAACAAATGTTTAAGAGTAATATGGATTCATTGGTATGCAGTCTGAATGATCATAACAATGCGTTGAAGTTACACCAACAAAACTTTCCAAATTCAGAATCCATCGAACAAAGAACTGTCTCTATCTTTAACGATCACAATACACCTAACAAGACTGTTAATTATCAATCTCCAACTACGAATGTTAATCTGAATGATTACGATGATAAACAATGTTGCTCACCGAAATTGAGCGGCGCCAAAAAAGTTTTACCCTCTGTTCCTCAATCGATAATAGGTAAAACAACAAACGCCTCTAATGGCACGAGACCAATGCAAAATGGTGCACAGTTAGTTGTCAGGTTACCAGATCCGAGTAAAGTTACGACTGAAACCAGGGTATctaagtga
- the LOC122635651 gene encoding tyrosine-protein kinase transmembrane receptor Ror isoform X2: MKLLLYLALLENICIFIRGLYIANNLTNFSERRMDNTNRLDISGIGMSTPHISHLAPTNSLNILSPSPQPTSSQSSTVDFSTFSGLKNVNMQVPSGMVNFAGFPGMSAIPGKKDNHEGTCEVYVGKTCAQFVGNQTVYILYPMTQKLLEDKLIQAFGVINFSNDLSSNCESYAKPSLCYSTFPICRNPPNNPKPKNTEFSEFSSKLFNRLQSNQDEHLEDGDGEDMLDDYTRTHGLPRKRSPTLGPGFEFNPSKERKGGNQKIINQSYGDSRSSNKNEMNRKLRRICREECELLENELCRTEYAIAKRHPLIGQVPLLECSDLPLKGSPEAQDCLSVGISTKNNVQENDYCFWGNGESYRGTVKTSISGRPCLKWSHLIMLHISNYPELAGRHSYCRNPAGQEIQPWCFVDANNRTQKEFCHIPKCVENLWIYAVVGFVLMGGFVTIIICYCCCYRSRKSRRQMNHLPSNKMLTGIQCDKNIYDGRRSTTQPMEMSSLLAGPGNTTPGTGTLSSGSSRTSNNRVPQFTTNNVVLLQELGEGAFGKVYKGELQTGNKCEPPIYVAVKTLKENASPKTQSDFKREVDLMTDLRHPNIICLLGVILKGEPMCMLFEYMTQGDLHEFLICHSPRSDVPLNNVTGKILEQPEFLHIALQIASGMEYLASHHYVHRDLAARNCLVGDNLTVKISDFGLSRDIYSSDYYRVQSKSLLPVRWMPPESILYGKFTTESDVWSFGVVLWEIYSYGLQPYYGYNNQEVIDMIRSRQLLPCPEDCPTMIYSLMIECWHEVANRRPQFPEIHHRLHNWYMNQTYLSDFCNESITSYSGSSHKSTNKTNSTQLSAPIYKTDQKEQMFKSNMDSLVCSLNDHNNALKLHQQNFPNSESIEQRTVSIFNDHNTPNKTVNYQSPTTNVNLNDYDDKQCCSPKLSGAKKVLPSVPQSIIGKTTNASNGTRPMQNGAQLVVRLPDPSKVTTETRVSK, translated from the exons atgAAGCTACTATTGTACCTAGCATTGTTAgagaatatttgtatttttatacgagGGTTATATATCGCCAATAATCTTACCAACTTTTCGGAAAGAAG AATGGATAATACAAACAGACTGGATATCTCAGGGATTGGTATGTCAACGCCACACATCTCTCATTTGGCACCCacaaattctttaaatatattatcgccTAGTCCACAACCGACTAGTTCCCAGTCTAGCACCGTGGATTTTAGTACATTCAGTGGCCTTAAAAACGTCAATATGCAAGTACCATCGGGTATGGTAAATTTTGCTGGATTTCCAGGTATGAGCGCTATACCTGGGAAGAAAGACAATCATGAAGGAACTTGCGAG gtcTACGTGGGTAAAACCTGTGCGCAATTTGTTGGAAATCAAACCGTTTACATTTTGTATCCAATGACGCAAAAATTGCTCGAAGACAAATTGATCCAAGCTTTTGGTGTTATAAACTTTTCAAA CGATTTATCTTCCAATTGTGAAAGCTATGCCAAACCATCTTTATGTTACTCAACGTTTCCTATCTGTCGAAACCCACCAAATAATCCAAAACCAAAGAATACTGAATTTTCAGAATTCAGTAGTAAATTGTTCAATCGTCTTCAGTCTAATCAAGATGAACATTTAGAAGACGGTGATGGAGAGGATATGTTAGATGATTATACAAGAACGCATGGACTTCCTAGGAAAAGAAGTCCTACGTTAGGTCCTGGTTTTGAATTCAATCcgagcaaagagagaaaaggaggcaatcagaaaataatcaatcaaAGTTATGGAGACAGTCGTTCGTCCAATAAGAACGAAATGAATCGAAAATTACGAAGAATATGTCGGGAGGAATGTGAACTGTTGGAAAACGAATTATGTAGGACAGAATACGCGATTGCAAAAAGACATCCATTAATCGGACAAGTGCCTTTACTCGAATGCTCTGATTTACCGCTTAAAGGCAGTCCAGAAGCTCAAGATTGTTTAAGCGTTGGTAtatctacaaaaaataatgtacaaGAAA ACGATTACTGTTTTTGGGGCAATGGAGAGTCTTATCGTGGTACAGTAAAAACAAGCATTAGCGGCAGGCCTTGTTTGAAATGGTCTCATCTAATAATGCTACACATTTCTAATTACCCCGAATTAGCTGGACGACATTCTTATTGTAGAAATCCGGCTGGTCAAGAAATACAGCCTTGGTGTTTTGTTGATGCTAATAATAGGACtcaaaaagaattttgtcaTATACCTAAATGTG TTGAAAATTTGTGGATTTATGCGGTTGTTGGTTTTGTACTAATGGGAGGGTTTGttactataataatttgttattgcTGTTGCTACAGAAGTAGAAAATCAAGAAGACAAATGAATCACTTACCCTCAAATAAA ATGTTGACTGGAATACAATGCGACAAAAACATATATGATGGAAGACGCAGTACTACACAACCGATGGAAATGAGTTCTCTTTTAGCTGGACCAGGTAACACGACTCCAGGTACAGGGACATtaagtagtggtagtagtagaaCTTCGAATAACAGAGTACCTCAATTTACCACAAATAATGTGGTATTATTGCAAGAACTTGGAGAGGGTGCTTTCg GAAAAGTATATAAAGGTGAACTACAGACTGGCAATAAATGCGAACCACCAATATATGTTGCCGTTAAGACTTTAAAAGAGAATGCAAGTCCAAAAACACAGAGtgattttaaaagagaagTGGATCTAATGACCGACCTTCGACATCCGAATATAATCTGTTTGTTAGGTGTTATATTAAAAGGAGAACCAATGTGTATGTTGTTCGAATATATGACGCAAGGAGATTTGCACGAATTTTTAATCTGTCATTCGCCAAGATCAGACGTTCCATTGAACAATGTAACTGGAAAGATATTGGAGCAACCAGAGTTTCTTCATATCGCATTGCAAATAGCATCTG GAATGGAATATTTGGCCAGCCATCATTACGTTCATCGTGACTTAGCTGCTAGAAATTGTTTAGTAGGAGACAATCTGACCGTGAAAATCTCTGATTTCGGATTGTCACGTGATATTTATAGCAGCGACTATTACAGAGTTCAATCTAAAAGCTTATTGCCAGTACGATGGATGCCACCGGAATCGATTTTGTATGGTAAATTTACAACCGAGTCGGACGTTTGGAGTTTTGGAGTTGTACTCTGGGAAATTTATAGTTACGGTTTACAG CCATATTACGGATACAACAATCAAGAGGTAATCGACATGATCCGTTCTCGTCAATTATTACCATGTCCAGAGGATTGTCCAACGATGATATATAGTTTGATGATAGAATGTTGGCACGAAGTGGCCAATCGAAGACCACAATTTCCAGAGATTCATCACCGTTTACACAATTGGTATATGAATCAAACATATTTAAGCGACTTTTGTAATGAATCAATTACAAGTTATTCCGGTAGTAGTCACAAGAGTACGAATAAGACAAATTCAACACAACTCTCAGCACCGATATACAAAACTGATCAAAAAGAACAAATGTTTAAGAGTAATATGGATTCATTGGTATGCAGTCTGAATGATCATAACAATGCGTTGAAGTTACACCAACAAAACTTTCCAAATTCAGAATCCATCGAACAAAGAACTGTCTCTATCTTTAACGATCACAATACACCTAACAAGACTGTTAATTATCAATCTCCAACTACGAATGTTAATCTGAATGATTACGATGATAAACAATGTTGCTCACCGAAATTGAGCGGCGCCAAAAAAGTTTTACCCTCTGTTCCTCAATCGATAATAGGTAAAACAACAAACGCCTCTAATGGCACGAGACCAATGCAAAATGGTGCACAGTTAGTTGTCAGGTTACCAGATCCGAGTAAAGTTACGACTGAAACCAGGGTATctaagtga